The following nucleotide sequence is from Diospyros lotus cultivar Yz01 chromosome 3, ASM1463336v1, whole genome shotgun sequence.
GTTGTCAAAAAGGCCAGGGTATCCAGTTATATCAAAATCATGACATAGACACTAATATTCGGTGCCAATTCCAGTCCAACTCCTAATGAAATAAGTAAGCATCCTGACTAGCTCAAAGATGCTTGAAACTCTCTAGACATTTCCAAGTCATTGTTGGACTACATGCAATGAggtgtcaaataaattttacaaattccAGTACAGTGTGTCAACTCTGAGGGGCCAGGCCTAGAATACAGGGTTACCCTGATTCAAAATTATCTTCACATGGAGGCTACCAACATATAATGAGAGGCAATGTAAAAAAGTACCATTTTATTTCCCTGCTTTGTTACAAGTCAATTACCATGACGTACAAATCCTAGAAGTTTCTCTCTAGTGAAACAACTAAAAACAAATCCCAGACACGGGAGGATTGGGTGGGTGTTGGGCTGATGTCAAGATCTCTGTGGTGCAATAGGTAGAACCAGACAGAGAACTTGGTTTAAGTTTTTACAAGCAGTCAAGGTTGAATATCTGGCAAAAGGCATAGGTTATCTCTGATTTGTCAACTAAATAACTAATATACCTTCAAATGCAGTTCGGCAATAAAGACAAAGATGGCCACAATTTTTCCATGATTAACTTACCACACAAACCTTCAAATTGTATTCAGAgatctcaaaattcaaattcttttgCATAAATTAATGCATATCTTGctaataaaatttagaaatattctGAACATGCTTAATGATTCAGATTGCGATTCCATGATTGACTTAGCACAAAAACCTTCAAATGGAATTCAGAGACCTCAAAATCCAAATGCTTTGCATAAACTACAGCATATATTGctaataaaatttagaaatattctGAACATGCTTAATGATTCAGATTGCAATTCCAGTATCATGAAGTAACAAAAGATGAAAGACGCCGCCGGGTAACTTACCATTGTATCTCCAATTCCAAGGCTCAAAATTCCAGCAAAAGGGGCAAGAGGTCGATCATTGAAACCAGAAGACATCCAGATTGGAAGCGCACAGCCCAATAATAGTGAGAAATGGCTGCATGGTAGAAGCATCTGAGTGCCAGGAATTGATTCATTtctaaaaggaaagggaaagatTCCATACCTGACAATAAGAAGGTCTGAATCACGATGATCTGTGAAAGCATTCATGAACCGGTGCACAAGCTCTCCCAAAGGCCAAATTCTCCAGACCTGCCTATAAAGTATGGTTATGCAAGCTTTATAAAATCACGTAGAGAATCACTATAACATTGTCAAGCATCTAAAACAATTAAAACTTAGATTGCAACAAGAACAACTAAACGGTTGCGAAAAGTTGCCTTAGAATACTGCAGAGCAAATTTCAGATTCCATTAGATCAAATTGGATAAACTTTTTAAATGAATACCTGGGAAGATGATGATCAGAGAACCACATGATTAGTTTCCACCAAGCCATAATGACACTATCATACCTAGATAGGTCACATAATAAGGGACAATGTATATCGTTTTCATTTACTTCTGCAAGATTAATGGCATATCCATCAACTTTAGTTCTCTTATGACTTCCAGTCACAAAGGAGTAAGCTCTCATCGTTACCAAGCCTCCCTCTTGGTAAAATCTTCatgcaattaatttatttattctgtTCAAATTTCACTTAACCTTGAATAAAATTTCCACCTACTATTGCTAAAAGTTATAGTTGCCAACTAAGTAAGAAGGGTgaagaaaaaacataaaagtaatTATCAACAACCTCTCATTGTCACCAACTCTGACACAACAGAATGCGATGAATGTCAATATTACTCATTGACTAGGAAAAACAATTTCCAGGCACCAAATATGTCCTCGATGATTGGTTATCCCATTACTCAAGCATTCTGGAGGTATCATATCCACAAACTTTTCCAAGTACAAAGCAAGTTTGGTATGAGGGTTAATATTCCAGATATGTTCATATTTCATAGTTTCAACTTTCAAACAAGCATTTGCTACCATTTTAAATTCATAGCAAAGaactataaaattttaagacaGTTGCACAATATCCAATTCcgcaatttttattttttttttggatttattttattttattttctgagAATAGCCAATTAAACTTTACTGTGATGCACAGTAAATTCTGCTGCATGAGATCTGGGCCATTAGTACAGCTaagaaaaaagtaaagaacACTGTCATTTGCAAACTAACTGAACTTACTCGAGTAATTTCCAAAACCAAGAATGCTGCCAAAGCTGCACCAAATGCCAGATCAAGAAACTTCGGctggaaacaaaaacaaaatgaacaaCAATTTTTAGAAAGCACTTGGATGGCTAGCTTAAGTGAAAATAAGTATGCACAGATTATCATTGTTCGAATCCTAAATCACCTGGAAGATAAGAGCAGGTGAGAACATTAAAACAGCCATCAAATGGTAGTACTTTCGAAGAAGAATCCTTTCAATGGTACTGTTCTTTGAAATGTTGTAAAACCGCCGGACAGAAACATAAATAACAGCCACCCAGTAGATACACAATGAAAGCCTCTTAAGAGGTTCAGAGAAAACAAACTTTATTACCCTGGAAATACAGGATAGAAACATGGTGTTTCCCATTAAACAACTTTAGATATCGGATGAATTTAAACAAACTAAGATCATGAAACGATATGATAACAAACTGGTTTCTAATGATATATAAACTATCTGTTACACATATAAACAGAAGTCATATGCCAAGGCAAATAAAGTAGGAATTATATTTTCATAGAATTTGTGTTTATTAGTCAtttgatagttttgaaaattaagtAACACATCCTTTTAAGGGGATTTATTATTATGAAAAGGCTGGACAGTGGTATCCAAAGGTAAATTATGATCAAGAATAGAAGTAAAACTTAAAAAGGACCAAGGACGGAAAACATCCAGTGAATTATCAAATTGATATCATAAGTGCAGGCACATAATGCAAAAGTTTATCAGCCATTGTTAGAACTGGTCCCCAAATCTCAAAACCATAGAAAAGAGCCAAGCAATGTAATCAAGTTTCTATAAACTCCCTTTTGTGTGTAACTAGTCTTGCATGTGGACTGAATAGGCAAATAGGCAAAATTAAGGTGCATCTAAACACAGAATAAGAGTCTCAAACAAATATGAATAATGAGGAACAACCACACATAACAAAACTCAGATATAAAACCTGCAAGAATTGGAGGCTTGGAGCAGTGATACCAAGTCACCACCAGTTGTGCTTTAAGCTGACAGGCAAAGGGCACAACAATACCAAACTTTCCAACAACTATCATTATGGTAAGGTTCTCTCTTGAAAGAGATCAACTACCCAGGAGCTAGCATAAGCAGCTAGGCGTGCTGTTGCCAATAATACATGTGAAGGGGAAATGACTTCCTTAACAAGAAGTCAAGGACATAGAAAGCAGGCTAGTTAGTACAAACTCCTACAGTTTATTTATCATGCATCAACATCACCTTTATGGCTTTCCCCTCCCCtactaaaaacaaaagaaagcatAGCAACATGACAGACAACATGATATGGGCAAAATGGGACTAATAAAAATGGCAATACCAACATAGGACTATGTTGTAATAGCATGTGCTAACCTTGAAGAAAGGATGCACATGAAATCTTGAAATATATCACAAAGTAGGCATACCATAACAAAGGATGGACATCAAAATGCTGAAGAAGCTGAATCCACATTGGAACAGTTACAATCAAGATACTCAGGGAAGCATAGAAAATGGCAGATTTTCCAATTTCATGGTATTTCCTTGCTGTGGAGTATGCTGAACTTGTAAAGTGTTCCCATATTTGGAGAATAGACTTGAAGAATATTGGAAAAAGTAGAAGGCCAAGAACCATGCcctgcaacaacaacaacaatcacaagcctttatcccactaggtTTTATGCCTTGCATGATAGAAAAAAAGACCTCGCActtattttatgttttcttttagaGTCTCAAAACTGGGAACATCTATACCTGGACAATGATGCTTATCTCACTTCTGTTGATTCCATACTGTACATATATCAACTCTGATGATACCAAGTATCCTTGAATCTACTCAAACAGAAATTTTTGGCAGTCAATCATGTTGCTAGGTAATCCAAATGGAAGTAAAAACTATCAAGCACTTAAAAGGAAACTAATccttttttagaaattttatagaACTAACCTTTGTTAAGGTAAGTGCAAACCAGTCCCCAAAGTAGATAACAAGACCAGTGGTCACCAAAAGTGCTTCCCCTGAGAAGACAGAATTAAAACATTAGCAAGTATATGCAATAatcttatttaataaaaaaacaagtatGCACCCTCAAAAATGGAGAAAGACAATGGATAAAATGACATTGCCATCCCAGAAGAAAGTTAACCTCAAATACTTAGAattggaagagaagaagaataaaaaaaaaaaaaagaaggaaaaaatataGTGTATATTGATAAACAGAAGACAAATTCAAATGGAAAAGTAACCAGACAAAAATAACCATGAGACATCTGTACAAAATTTGAACAATGACATTCTAGCACACtggattttgaaaaaataaacttGAATCATAATTTCTGGAGAAGAAAGGCtcttattaaattaatcaaGATCAGAGCACCCAACTAAACACACCTATTCGAGGGCATTCATGGTGCAATGCTCtcattattagattttttttcccaacaagTAAAACTACAATTGACGGTGAACCCTACATGACGCCAAAAGCAAAAAAGCCTTCATTTCTACAGGAATGCACAGCAGCAAACAGACAGAGACAAATAAAAAGCCTCTGCCCTTCCACCGGGGAGGGGGGGGGAATGGAAGTATCTCCTTTAAGACAATAGAATTCCATTGCTTTCAAAAGCTGTCCCTTGTTTGCCATGCACCAAAACCCATAGAAAGGAGTAGATAACTAAGGGCATTTCTTGCCCTCTCCTAACTGGATTCAAAACACTGAATCATTAACCTAAAAATATTGATTAGAAGAGCCTCCAGAAGAACACTATTTATATGTCTTCCAATGTAGAAGAACTAAAAATCAATTCTCACAAACTGACACAACTCACTTGAAATTTTAACTGAAAGAAATAAGTATCTCATGAACAGGGTGAAATATTACATTAAGCCATTTCAGTTTGGTCAAAGTTTTATCAACTAATGCACATTCTTATGGTAAACAAATACAGTTCTAATCCCCCACCCGACCAAACATGCACACACTTGTAGGCTCCCAAACAAAAGAACAGCCATATCAAGTACAAGGTTGGCCAAGCTTATTGATACAAACTGCTGGACAGTTGAAAAACAAGCCATGAAAATATCATTACTAAACTCGTGTGGAAGTTGTAGCACAATGTCAAAATGGGTTTAATTTTCTCCTATGCAACAAAACCAACAACACCTCTTGCAGAGAAGGATATGGTTCCATCTCTGATTTAATGCTCCTTCACTCAAAGAGAAACTAAATTGCAGGTAACACCACATGTTCACCATCAAATATATTGGATGACATAGACCTGAGTGGCAACAACAGGGATTCCTGTTGCTGAGCCCAAGAAGTTGGGATCAGAGCTTGGATAGGTCAACTTGAGCCAACCAATATCTTTTAGCAAACACATGCACATTATCAAatgaggcaaaaaaaaaaaaagaaaagaaaagaaaaaaggctaCTAACAAGAATAACAATGTGAAAAAGGGTAAAGTAAACAAAAGCTTAATGAGCATGGCTTGAAATTCATccatttattttcaacaaaatcagaTGGCACCATATGCACATGGTTAAGCAAACATGGTATTCATCAATCTTTTGTCCAGCACTTGACTTAAGTGCCTGCATCATTAAAGCCGTAAAACTATACATAGCtgtgttcttttcttttcttttttaagtccAGTGACAAACAGTGACCGCATTCACTCAATAAATGAAGATGATGGAGAAGCATAGCATACCAATAGAAGCACAAAATGGGAATGTATGAAGCACATGCTGCATTAATTTTACAGCAGCAAAACCTTGACATAGCACCCACAATGCCACAAACCAGCCTGTACAAAAGTAATTATCATTAGTGATTCTAAACTAGTTTGCTTTATCCTAacaaataaaagacaaaacattTACCTATATGAAATTTTGTAATAGATAAACCGCAATAGACCACTGCATATGACACTAGGAACCTTAAGACAAACTTCACACCCAGACCACTACCCATGGCAAGGGGATGTTTTTTGTTGGGTGGATCCCAGAGAAGGAAGCCAAGGAAACCCAGCACGCTGAAGCAGCAGGTAAAAGTGACCCAATATTGTAGCCGCAGGTATTCAAGCTCTgtagaagaaaattttgatggaTCAAACAAAGTCAAACACATGAAGAATGACAGAATAAGGTCCATAAAATATCTGAGAAAGAAAGCAATCAACAATAAACTGATGTCTAACAATATTAACAGATGTGTTTGTATTATATGGTGGCTTTGGTGTCAGAAAAATATGAGAGCTTTCAAGAAGTTCAAAAATGCTCCTTTTTGTCTTAGGGAAATATTTATCTTCCCCATATTAGCTGGGATAGTGGGgatttgttgtttttcatttttctggaTGGTTTATCACCTTAAGTTGTAAAAATCTGTTTTTTTGCATCTAAGGTGCTtcttttgttaatatatttttatctttcagggtaaaatcaattatttatatgatattttttaacaattatatGAATACAACAGAAGTGACATCCAAATGTCTAAAGTTTGTGGATGTGTGCAGAGCTTCCAAAGCCTTCCATAGTAGTATAATCACAAATAATATTGGAGGGAAAAATGTAAGATGTGATGAAGATATGTCAGGAAGTGTTATTATCTGATTGTTCAAGGCCTCTAACTTACAACAGCccttaaaaactaaattagacacttattaaaaaaagaaagagagatttcCATAAAAAACATAGATAGATACTTAGAATAAAGGAAATAACAGAGAAAGGTAAAATCGCTTTTTTGAACTGTGATGAAATGGAGAGTAAGGAAAAACTACTGATGGACAACCTTGGACCATGtcactcataattttttaaagcaCTCGTCATTGTACTGTTGGAGTGTCATGTAAATAAACTACTCAATTCATATTCAATTGTATTCTCACGACTTATACTACCTGATAATAACAGTAACagtgaaaaaaaatagaaaagagaggCAGTTTATTTGCATTCATGAAACAACATTCAGAGGTAGCACACCTCGTCATGTTTTGTTGTTTAACATCAAAATGCTTTCACAAACTCATTACCTCTCATCTTGTGGGTTTGACATGGAATATTTTCAAGTAATCTATTAAAAGATATCAAACATTGGGAGAACAGGCAAATAAGAAGTGAATCGGGATGCCCAAATTGAACACTTTCATAACTCAAAAGGTATTCAATTTACTTTGATTTTATGTAAGTAATCGATAAAAATGCAAGGGCGAATACAGGCCTACAGCTGTTAGTGTAATTTTCTTGGCCAAAATCCGTGAGCGAATTAAAAAGCAGAATTCAAAACATTCGATTTGGTAAAAGCACAATGTACCTTGAATTCCAATTTGATGTAATAAAAGAGCTCTAGACAGTTGTATCAGCCTCGCGATCATAAGACCGGGAAGCGTAACCGCCCCGAGTAGAATTCCTGATGAAGCCCCCCGCCTGAACATGCAACTAGCAAATTAACACAAACCCTAAACTCCACAGGAAGAACCCTAATTGGATAAAAGAGGGAAAAGAGTACCTGGCCTTGAATTGTGCGAGGGACTCGGAGGATTCGGCGGCGATCTCGACGAGGAGGGCGAAAAGGGAGAGGAGAGCTAACGAGACGGCTTCGGTGAGGAGAGAAAGCCGAGCGGCGATGACGAGTGGGGCGATGAAGAGACCAACCACGGCTCGCTCGCCGTTGAACAGCGATGACGAAGCTGCCATGGTTGAAGCAGCGTCTTGACTCGAACGGAACGTCGTGGGTAGAAGAAGTTGCGATCAAGCAAAGAAAAGGTTGAAGAAGTTGCAGAGAAGATGAGAGGGGTGTTCGAGGTGGTTTGGCGCGACAAGGATGACTGGTCTAACTCCGATAGCCGTTCAAAACAATCGCggtcatttatttattaagctTGTGGGAGTTATTAAGTTAGTGggagatatgaaaagtattttaaataaaaatatattttattatatttagtaatttttttaataattttaaaaataaagtcatgtatttttttatttaaaattttttaaataaatttatctcatctTCCTCGAGCTATTTATTATCTcactttttagataaatttatttaagagtttataaatagaaaataattcatatattttataatatattttaaaaaaattaataaataatctaataaaattttaaaaatattttctatccatATTTTGatctgaaaaatattataattttattttaatacaatattatataagtagcgtttgttaaaatgagaaaaataaaattatatcaaaataagattaaaatatttttcatatcaaaatatgaaatgatcaagattgtaaaatatttcaaaaaatttatcaaattatttgttaaatttttttaaatgtacgGGAGAAtacatgtgttatttttttcttacctataagaatcaagataaatttattcgaatgggagaaagataaatttatttaaaaaaaatcagataagaaatcacatgacttcttttttaagaatcaccaaataaattttacaaatataataaaaaatatttttgtctaaaatattttctatatcccactttttttatttatatcttaggTAACAAACGCTActctattaaatatttaaaatataatttgtatatatctTTCAACtatgagttttttaatttattttaatagatatttaaaataaaatttatctctattactaaaaatataattttgtataattattttaattttaaatgagtGAATGGGACCATTTATCCTATAGCCATTACTGTCCTTTGCTCCCACAAATAATATTTGGATAATCTGAAGTATAATAGAAGTATAGTTGTGTCAATGGCAATagttaaggagaattaaatatatttaattttagataatatgaATTAATTGTATATCACATTTTTTGTTAGACAAATGTTTTAGATAATATTATCAGCTATTAAGGAATGCgttatatttttagataaagtgtatgtattatattttctttttagcattaaaataattttattaattaataaaatatttaaaaatatgacatatttgtcatcaattaataaaaatatttttaaattagaaataaaaaatatttattatctaataataatgtttatttattacACCTTAATCACTAGTTTTGTCACACAAGTcattacattattatatattatttttaagactaaatatttttttagtactCAATATTAGacaaatacatttatttattgtaataaaatcaatcaataaaattgatgtgccccaaaaaaaaaatgaacaaaagaaTCGAAAAAATGAGACAGCGCCACATGACCAAGCAAGAGCTCTCGCATGCATGGCCGCAACTTGCCACATAGTCGCTACAGCACCCACGCGCGTGTGCATTCACACCCTTAGTCACCATACGCGCGCTCACACCCGTGCCCGCACCCTTGGCTGACCCTCATCGGGGGTAGGGATGCAATTGCAAATGAGCCGAACTGATATGAGCTTCGCTTAGCTCGAATCGGCTCGACAAATTTTATCACAAGCTTAAGCTTGAGGTCAAGCTCGATTAGCATAGCCCGAGCTCAAGCTCGGCTCAGGCTTGATTCAGCTCATCAATTTGATTGAGCTCGAGAGAGCCCCAACCAGAACTCATGCtggaatttatcaaagttttatttaaaaaaaaatctaaataaattgatgtacaataaaaacaattattaatttgataatcaacaaatataccTAAATAAACACAAtctgataatcaacaaatataacatcaacatgataattaagtaataataatttcacaaattacaatAAGCATAATATCATATTAAGGTGTTCATCTCATTAAAAGCTTGTTCAAGTTCGTTCATTAAGTTAAGTGAGTGAAATATGTAGTTATTCAAGtaaattatacttaattaatatttattcttaatcGATTAATGATACAAGTATAGGGTTATCATTTTAATCCATATTTGTTACTCAGTTAAATGTTATAGTTATtcaactaatgtaccacttagTCAATTAACTatttagttattcaattaatgtTATTCCATCATATATTCGAGTAAGACaaatatataatcgattaatcacttaaatgtttagattttacttgattaaaaaaaaaatctatagaGTACAATATTTATTAGTTGttacttaattaaatattttcttacttgattaaaatagtaattattctattaaattcatacattagttgattaatttttaagtcacaacaaatctttttatcaacacattcttattatgatattattataataaaataaaatttgataattttatgttaaatatatttttataagatcataaataattttattaatgtatttgtAAACAAGTATATTTACGAACTAACTCGTGAGCCTCTACTTGAGCCAATTTACTAGCCTATAAGTGAGTTAGCTTGTGAGCCTCTATTAGAGACAACTCACGATCCTATAATCAAGGTAGCTCATGAGCTTTTATTCAAGCCAACTCACGAGCTAACGAACCAAACTTTACTAAGGTTAAGCTCAGCTTGTTTACAAATCGAACTTTGAAGTTAGGCTAAAGCTTGTATCGTTTATCTTAACAAAAGAACTTGAACGAGTTTTTATCGAGTCAAACATCGAGTCAACCCCAAACGACTTGGCTCATTTGCACCCCTATCGGGGGTTCCCCATGCCCGCACCCCCAAATGACCTCACTTGGTGGTGCCCCCGTGCGCTACATCCTAGAGTGGCCCTTACTCTGGGGTGCCATAGGCACGCCCTCGTGCCCACGTCtgcaattcatgcatcatcGTCCCAACGAGACCTgattaaaattatattcaagTTATCGAGAAAATTGAGTCACCCGACACCTGGTAATCTCTTCCATTGCTATAAAATATAAGGGTTCTCCCTCTCCTTCTGATGCAGTATGCTATATCTCATGCtcgtattttttttattgcattcAACAACTTTATATTTTCGAGAGATTAACTTAAATATCATAGAGCTTGTATAGGGATCCTCGCTCGTTCTCCTAATTGATATTCTTGTTAGACAGGTCATCCATCTCTCCCAATCCACCCGGAAGACTCGTTCATTACTATCGCTATCTCTGCGAGAGTCATCCATTGTTGCTGCTCCACCTCGagagagtcatccatcgctctcgATAATCAGCAATTGCTCTTGATAGTCACCTATCGTTCCTGATAGTCACCCATCGTTTGGATAATTCACACCTGAGTTATTCTAAGGtagttttttatatataaatttattattataattgagcaacaaacaaatatttaaatttaaaaataaattataataaatatacattgtctatttataagtaaatataaattctagTAAAAGATTGAGAATTTTTATAGTAGCTACATTATTTATGATCCGTTTAATGTTCGAATTAAATAGTGATAAAAAGgaatgattaattaaaataataatgaaattaaataattttatctcatGTTTAATAAAACGTATAATTAAGAattatattaattcaatatttggtATATAAAATTGCAAACGAAGtattactataaattaattaataaaagaccAATTTGTCctttatctaaataaattataattataataaaatgatgactacaaatatttttagattacataaaatatattttaattacaaaatatttatctaaaaaatatattaaatagcattatttaaaatttatttattgatacaTAACCTTACAAATTTTAAAGGATAAAactgttcaatttttttatctcatatTATCATgataataattgaattaaataatttttaatattaagcaaaggaaataaattaaaagaattgagctctaaaaaagatattatatattaattttaaaactaatattttaaatcaatactgtaataaaagattaatttgagaagaagaaggaattcTAAGACAAGGATAAAAGAGATTAGGACGgagattaaaagaaataaaaattaaaagaggaaGATTGGGATTGAGAAGAGAAGGTGATTATTAAAGGACAAGGAGGCAGCGGCAATTGAGggggattaaattaaattaaattaatataaaagggAGGAAGAAGCAAGGCAGGAGAGAGATTATAAGATAATAAATTGGAGAAGAATTGGAATTGGAGGCTGAAGCAAGACGCAAGCAGCAGCTCACGCAAGACCGCACGCACCCACAAGCAAAGCCGCATGGCTTGGCCCGCACGGCAGCAAAGCTTTGTGAGCTCCAGGGACGCGGGCAAGCGGCAAGCTGAAGCAAGCGGATCCGGTTCCATCTTTcttgttcatttattttttatttttatttttagccgtGTCCAGCTAAATTCTTTCAGCTAggtttagataaattttaattttggaataatattattatttgatttattcaattcaaaaccttattattatttacatccaaaaaatttatattg
It contains:
- the LOC127798117 gene encoding dolichol kinase EVAN isoform X2 encodes the protein MAASSSLFNGERAVVGLFIAPLVIAARLSLLTEAVSLALLSLFALLVEIAAESSESLAQFKARRGASSGILLGAVTLPGLMIARLIQLSRALLLHQIGIQELEYLRLQYWVTFTCCFSVLGFLGFLLWDPPNKKHPLAMGSGLGVKFVLRFLVSYAVVYCGLSITKFHIGWFVALWVLCQGFAAVKLMQHVLHTFPFCASIGEALLVTTGLVIYFGDWFALTLTKIQGYLVSSELIYVQYGINRSEISIIVQGMVLGLLLFPIFFKSILQIWEHFTSSAYSTARKYHEIGKSAIFYASLSILIVTVPMWIQLLQHFDVHPLLWVIKFVFSEPLKRLSLCIYWVAVIYVSVRRFYNISKNSTIERILLRKYYHLMAVLMFSPALIFQPKFLDLAFGAALAAFLVLEITRVWRIWPLGELVHRFMNAFTDHRDSDLLIVSHFSLLLGCALPIWMSSGFNDRPLAPFAGILSLGIGDTMASMVGHKYGVLRWSKTGKKTVEGTAAGITSVLAACSVLLPLLATTGYIFTQHWFSLLVAVTVSGLLEAYTAQLDNAFIPLVFYSLLCL
- the LOC127798117 gene encoding dolichol kinase EVAN isoform X1; the protein is MAASSSLFNGERAVVGLFIAPLVIAARLSLLTEAVSLALLSLFALLVEIAAESSESLAQFKARRGASSGILLGAVTLPGLMIARLIQLSRALLLHQIGIQELEYLRLQYWVTFTCCFSVLGFLGFLLWDPPNKKHPLAMGSGLGVKFVLRFLVSYAVVYCGLSITKFHIGWFVALWVLCQGFAAVKLMQHVLHTFPFCASIGEALLVTTGLVIYFGDWFALTLTKIQGYLVSSELIYVQYGINRSEISIIVQGMVLGLLLFPIFFKSILQIWEHFTSSAYSTARKYHEIGKSAIFYASLSILIVTVPMWIQLLQHFDVHPLLWVIKFVFSEPLKRLSLCIYWVAVIYVSVRRFYNISKNSTIERILLRKYYHLMAVLMFSPALIFQPKFLDLAFGAALAAFLVLEITRVWRIWPLGELVHRFMNAFTDHRDSDLLIVRYGIFPFPFRNESIPGTQMLLPCSHFSLLLGCALPIWMSSGFNDRPLAPFAGILSLGIGDTMASMVGHKYGVLRWSKTGKKTVEGTAAGITSVLAACSVLLPLLATTGYIFTQHWFSLLVAVTVSGLLEAYTAQLDNAFIPLVFYSLLCL